The window GAGCATCTTCGTCGAGGTCACGCGGCACTTTGCGCTGCGGCGTGTTCGGACAGCACTTCGCCTTGAGGGCGCAGCCCTGGCAATCAGACTTGCTCGATCGGTATAGCCGCGTTCCGTCTTTGGTGATGCCCGAGCGCGGCGTCGCGAAGGTTCGCCTGAACTGCACCAGCAAATTGCCCTGTGGGCAGGTGTAGTGGTTGCGTTCAGCGTCGAAGACGAAGTCGGATCGCGAGAAGGTGCCGTCGGTCCGGTTGGACTTGTCGAACACCGGGATGTGCGGTTCGATCTGCCGCTCCTTGACCAGCCAGGCCAGGTTCGCAGCCGAGCCATAGGCACTGTCGGCAGCAAGGTACCGGGGCCTGAGGCCAAAGCGTTTGGTGGTTCGATCGATCATAGTGCGTGAGGCTCCGACCTCCGCCTGGCGGATGGCTCGGCTGGCTTCGACGTCGAGAATGACAGCGTTCTCCGTGTCGATTAGGTAGTTGGTTGCGTAGGCGAAGAAGGCGTGCCCCTTATGGGCGCCGGTCCACTGCGCGGCTGGATCCGAAGGCGAGATGAACTTCGGCGTCACCTCGCTGGCAGCGCCGAAAGCAGCATCGTCCAGGGTTGCCAGATACTCGCGAACAGCCTGCCCGGCATCGGCGCCAAGGTCATCGACCCGCCACTGATCTCCGGGGATGGACCGCTGCTTGTTGGCATCGGCTGCGATCAGGCTCGCGTCCACCGCGAACCCCTCACCGCCAACAAGACCTTCGCGCAGGCACCGCCCCACCACCGCCTCGAACAAATGCCGCAGGATATCACTCTGCCGGAACCGGCCATGGCGGTTGCGCGAGAAGGTGGAGTGGTCCGGCACCTTGCCGTCGAGCCCCAGACGACAAAACCAGCGATAGGCCAGGTTGAGATGGACCTCATCGCACAGCCGCCGTTCGGATCGGATGCCCATGCAATAGCCGACGATCAGCATCCGCATCATCAGCTCAGGATCAATCGAGGGGCGGCCAATGGTGCTGTAGAACGGCTTTAGTTCCGAGCGCACCGTCTCAAGTTCGAGGAACTGGTCGATGCGACGAAGCAGGTGATCGCCGGGAACGTGGTCATCGAGGCAGAAATCGTAGAACAGCCGTGCCGGCGACGTCTGCATCCCCATCATCGTCCTGCCCCTCCGCAAAGCAACACAAGGATGGAATCACGCCGGCCAACGTTGATCAACCGCAAACTAAATCAACACAATCCGCCATGAGCCGCCATCGAACAACTAAGCGATAGTTCGCGGCTTTATTCTGGATGGTGGCAATTTAGCGCGCCATTCAGAATAAAACTGCGAACTATTATGTAATTGAAATTGCCCTGTAATTCTGAAATTGGTGCATTCGCAGGAAACTGAGCGAACTCAAACCCTTTCGGTGCCCCGCATCGGGAACGAGATCGCCAGCATACTTTGGTCGGAAATTGAGATTGATACAGCGGACCCGTCGCGCACTGATGGCGACATGAACGACAGGGTGACCAAAATGTCCTCAACCGCCGATTCCAAAATCCACGCGCCGCGTCGCCCACCCAGTCATCCTTCCCTCGATCACGGCGAAAACGGCGTACATCGCTACGCTCATGGCTGCGATGACAGTGAGTGCCGCAAAAACCAGGGGGATACGCAAGTTTGACGATGCCTGCACGATCAACATTCCAATCCCTTCGTTCGACGCCATCGTCTCGGCAATAACGGCGCCGACGAAAGCGAGGGTGATGGAGATCTTCAGCGACGCAAAGAAATACGGCAACGAGCGCGGCAGACCGACCTTGAGCACGATATCGGCCCGCGTCGC is drawn from Nitrobacteraceae bacterium AZCC 2146 and contains these coding sequences:
- a CDS encoding transposase (product_source=COG3666; cog=COG3666; pfam=PF05598,PF13751), with the protein product MMGMQTSPARLFYDFCLDDHVPGDHLLRRIDQFLELETVRSELKPFYSTIGRPSIDPELMMRMLIVGYCMGIRSERRLCDEVHLNLAYRWFCRLGLDGKVPDHSTFSRNRHGRFRQSDILRHLFEAVVGRCLREGLVGGEGFAVDASLIAADANKQRSIPGDQWRVDDLGADAGQAVREYLATLDDAAFGAASEVTPKFISPSDPAAQWTGAHKGHAFFAYATNYLIDTENAVILDVEASRAIRQAEVGASRTMIDRTTKRFGLRPRYLAADSAYGSAANLAWLVKERQIEPHIPVFDKSNRTDGTFSRSDFVFDAERNHYTCPQGNLLVQFRRTFATPRSGITKDGTRLYRSSKSDCQGCALKAKCCPNTPQRKVPRDLDEDARDVARALANTPAYERSRHRRKKIEMLFAHLKRILRLGRLRLRGPNGARDEFLLAATAQNLRKLAKLRPMPAVCPLGA